The region GCGAGTGAAGCTGCACCACGCAGCTGGTCGTTGCTAATCGAGGAACCGTTGTAGGAAATGCCGTTCTGGTTCACGCGCGGCATCTGTGGCAGCCCGTTTTGCTCCAGCTGGGAGCTCAACTGATCCACGGCACCGTAGATGTCATTGCCTGGTGCAGGACGGTTGGGCTGCGATGGTCGCGACGGCTGGGATGGGGTGGAGGGGGCGGCATTCTTACCCGGGAACCACTGTCCCCAGTCGCGGGCGTAGACGTTGTTGATATCTACGGTGACGCCATCAATCTTGCGCTGCTTCGACTGTGGCAGCTGGTGGATGGTAGTGCGCGGGTGGATCTTTCCGCCCGAGCCCCAGTCGTGCATCCAGAAGAACTGGCCGATGCCGTCCTGAATAGCCCACTCAATGGTGTTGTAGTTGCCGTACACACCAGTCTGGTAGCCCGCTGCGGACAAAGCCCTGGAGAATGCCCGCAGGTAAGGGCGAATCTGGTTGGTGTACTGGGCGCGGGATGGGTTGTCATCGATAGCGATGTAGATTGGGCGACCGGTCGGTCCGCCAGCAGCCTTGTGCAGGTTAATTGCCTGCGGTGCATGCACGGCGGCACCTGCTGCGCCCTTGAGCCAGTCGGCGGTGCCGGCGCGGCC is a window of Corynebacterium camporealensis DNA encoding:
- a CDS encoding DUF1906 domain-containing protein gives rise to the protein MSRSFSRRGLFKAGGVAIAAGAIGAAAPQAAALGPVLGTIIDFSAGVPSAQSIKNAGHMGAIRYVSQPRPEARSWMTGKPVSLKETRANAAVGLATASIYQFGRAGTADWLKGAAGAAVHAPQAINLHKAAGGPTGRPIYIAIDDNPSRAQYTNQIRPYLRAFSRALSAAGYQTGVYGNYNTIEWAIQDGIGQFFWMHDWGSGGKIHPRTTIHQLPQSKQRKIDGVTVDINNVYARDWGQWFPGKNAAPSTPSQPSRPSQPNRPAPGNDIYGAVDQLSSQLEQNGLPQMPRVNQNGISYNGSSISNDQLRGAASLAEDVANAVRR